One segment of Clostridium ljungdahlii DSM 13528 DNA contains the following:
- a CDS encoding ABC transporter permease: MFIIALSTFKEIYRKKIFHFIGILTIVYLILLTIIFKFTSNNVTGNNGMIDMIANLSSTISIIGFYFSIILVAFLTIMLSIGMVSSEIENGTILTILTKPIKREEYIIGKYLGTAILIILYSTFLYIAVIIISTVNRISMVETFGTAALAKGFLFFILQPLTILSISLYGSTKFKTLNNGIVVVALYVLGLIGGVMEQAGAYIENDSLSTIGIISSLISPFEVIYRKMISTIFTSLGTFNPMSGFGFGILGKSTTPSVWMMVYVCVYLVFFIFMSIKGFAKKDIG; this comes from the coding sequence ATGTTTATTATTGCACTTTCCACTTTTAAGGAAATTTATAGAAAGAAAATCTTTCATTTTATAGGCATATTGACCATAGTATACCTTATCCTTTTAACTATTATCTTTAAATTTACAAGTAATAATGTGACTGGTAATAATGGCATGATAGATATGATTGCTAATCTTTCTTCAACTATTTCTATAATTGGGTTTTATTTTTCCATTATACTTGTAGCATTTTTAACTATAATGCTGTCCATAGGAATGGTTTCTTCTGAAATAGAAAATGGAACTATTTTAACCATTTTAACAAAGCCAATTAAGAGAGAAGAATATATAATTGGGAAATACCTGGGTACAGCTATTCTTATTATTTTATACAGTACTTTTCTTTATATAGCAGTAATTATTATTTCCACTGTAAATAGAATATCTATGGTAGAAACTTTTGGGACAGCAGCACTTGCTAAGGGATTCTTGTTTTTTATTTTGCAGCCTTTGACTATATTATCAATATCTCTTTATGGAAGTACTAAATTCAAAACCTTAAATAATGGGATAGTAGTAGTGGCTTTATATGTACTTGGATTAATTGGTGGAGTGATGGAACAAGCAGGAGCATATATTGAAAATGATTCCCTTTCTACAATTGGAATAATTTCAAGTTTAATTTCTCCTTTTGAAGTAATTTATAGAAAAATGATTTCTACTATTTTTACTTCTTTAGGAACATTTAATCCTATGTCAGGTTTTGGTTTTGGTATACTAGGGAAGTCTACTACACCAAGTGTATGGATGATGGTCTATGTATGTGTATATTTAGTATTTTTCATATTTATGAGTATTAAAGGATTTGCTAAAAAGGATATTGGCTAA
- a CDS encoding ABC transporter ATP-binding protein — MVIETENLSKIYENNKGCRNINISVAKGEIYGFLGPNGAGKSTFIKTIVGLLFPTSGNASILGKPIGDLETRKRIGYLPELFKYQEWMTGLDLLSFHSSLYKLDKKTSSIKIEEVLEIVNLKGAEKSKIGTYSKGMQQRIGIASALLCDPELLFLDEPTSALDPIGRKEVRDIILKLKDMDKTVFLNSHLLSEVEMICDSVAIISKGSIVKQGKIDDLLEGNTVLDIHVENMNNEILNKLEKIDEDMTFDGKNIKMHVKENYEIHEAASLIISGGGKLYGLTPHRNSLEEIFIKLIEGGEE, encoded by the coding sequence TTGGTAATCGAAACAGAAAATCTTTCTAAAATATATGAGAATAACAAAGGATGCAGAAATATAAATATATCTGTAGCTAAAGGTGAAATTTATGGATTTCTAGGCCCTAATGGTGCAGGAAAAAGCACATTTATAAAAACCATTGTTGGGCTGCTGTTTCCCACTTCAGGAAATGCAAGTATATTAGGTAAGCCTATTGGGGATTTGGAGACCAGGAAAAGGATAGGATATTTGCCTGAACTTTTTAAATATCAAGAATGGATGACAGGATTAGACCTCCTGTCCTTCCACTCTTCATTATATAAACTTGATAAGAAGACTTCTTCTATAAAAATAGAAGAAGTCCTTGAAATTGTTAATTTAAAAGGTGCTGAAAAAAGTAAAATAGGTACTTATAGTAAAGGCATGCAGCAGAGAATAGGAATTGCAAGTGCTCTTCTTTGTGATCCTGAGCTTCTTTTTTTAGATGAACCTACTTCTGCATTAGATCCTATAGGTAGAAAAGAAGTTAGAGATATTATATTGAAGCTAAAAGATATGGATAAAACTGTATTTTTAAATAGTCACCTTTTAAGTGAAGTAGAAATGATTTGCGATAGTGTAGCTATTATAAGTAAAGGAAGTATTGTAAAACAAGGAAAAATCGATGATCTTTTAGAGGGAAACACTGTTTTGGACATTCATGTAGAAAATATGAATAATGAAATTTTAAATAAGCTTGAAAAAATTGATGAAGATATGACTTTCGATGGGAAAAACATTAAAATGCATGTTAAGGAAAACTATGAGATACATGAAGCTGCTTCGTTAATTATATCAGGTGGTGGAAAGTTGTATGGACTTACTCCTCACAGAAATAGTCTGGAAGAGATATTTATAAAACTTATTGAAGGAGGTGAAGAATAA
- a CDS encoding anti-sigma factor family protein — MKCLSEGSIQAYIDGELSNTEIKEVEMHLFQCGKCKEVYKELKSINSFAVEKLQDYERDFKINHVEIENRDIEVKNKKGEFKIMKKYKKIAAAACAAIVITTCVSVEPIRASVINAVSIFRAKDIKSVNISLDDITKLKNELIDHKADINIDKIGKVKYQGGEQKNVTIDEAKKTLPFTISIPQNMQSKEVKNISIDKPSKMDFTLNVENINGLLKSLGGKKLFPKDLDGKTFSLNMAGGLSIMYEDSTNGDRIAVSETKVPEIVAPDGADVDEIFNALSDLSVLPQDMQNQLKSMKDWKSTLYIPNVGGKSEEMNINGMKAIGCFDTSQNDKEKIHSSILVLKDNVLISIDGNVDKNKLLETAKSMR, encoded by the coding sequence GTGAAGTGTCTAAGTGAAGGAAGCATTCAAGCATATATTGATGGAGAACTTAGTAATACTGAAATAAAAGAAGTAGAAATGCACCTTTTTCAATGTGGAAAATGCAAAGAAGTTTATAAAGAATTGAAGTCTATAAATAGTTTTGCCGTGGAAAAACTTCAAGATTATGAGAGAGATTTTAAAATAAATCATGTAGAAATAGAAAATAGGGATATTGAAGTAAAAAATAAAAAGGGAGAGTTTAAAATTATGAAAAAATATAAAAAAATAGCAGCAGCAGCTTGCGCAGCCATTGTCATAACCACTTGTGTTTCTGTAGAGCCTATAAGAGCATCAGTTATTAATGCAGTTTCAATTTTTAGAGCAAAGGATATCAAAAGTGTAAATATTTCATTAGATGATATTACAAAACTTAAAAATGAACTTATAGACCATAAGGCAGATATTAATATTGATAAAATAGGCAAAGTTAAATATCAGGGCGGCGAACAAAAAAATGTTACTATAGATGAAGCAAAAAAAACACTGCCATTCACAATATCTATACCTCAAAATATGCAATCAAAAGAAGTAAAGAATATTTCAATAGATAAGCCTTCCAAAATGGATTTTACTTTAAATGTAGAAAATATAAATGGGCTTCTTAAATCTTTAGGAGGGAAAAAACTATTTCCTAAAGACTTAGATGGAAAGACTTTTTCTTTAAACATGGCTGGAGGGTTAAGCATTATGTATGAAGATTCAACAAATGGCGACCGTATAGCTGTTTCAGAAACCAAAGTACCGGAAATTGTGGCACCTGATGGTGCAGATGTGGATGAAATATTTAATGCACTTTCAGATCTTTCAGTACTGCCGCAAGATATGCAAAATCAGCTGAAATCCATGAAGGATTGGAAAAGTACTTTGTATATTCCAAATGTAGGAGGTAAATCTGAAGAAATGAATATAAATGGTATGAAAGCCATTGGATGCTTTGATACCAGTCAAAATGATAAGGAAAAGATACATTCTTCTATTTTAGTTCTTAAAGACAATGTTTTAATTAGCATTGATGGTAATGTAGATAAAAATAAATTACTGGAAACAGCAAAGTCTATGAGGTGA
- a CDS encoding RNA polymerase sigma factor SigX, which yields MGVISYFKKKKYEQNFKAVYEKYYDTIFRRISYLTGDMHAAEDLAQEVFMKLYNSPPDHNNIAAWLNKVSTNTSYNYIRNKKIHEGKNEMIYKKETDNVISIEEVAINNCEVDLTKKVLNALPPRDRMCLVLKFSGYKYSEIAEIIGVDKNSVGTLISRAQRKFKESYLSLEERGE from the coding sequence ATGGGTGTTATCAGTTATTTTAAAAAGAAAAAATATGAGCAAAATTTTAAAGCTGTATATGAGAAATATTATGACACCATCTTCAGAAGAATTTCCTACCTTACTGGGGACATGCATGCAGCTGAAGATTTGGCACAGGAAGTATTTATGAAGTTATATAATTCACCACCTGACCACAATAACATTGCTGCATGGTTAAATAAGGTTTCTACCAATACTTCCTACAATTATATAAGAAATAAAAAAATTCATGAGGGAAAAAATGAGATGATTTACAAAAAAGAAACAGATAACGTTATTTCAATTGAAGAAGTTGCAATTAATAATTGTGAGGTAGATTTAACTAAAAAAGTACTGAATGCACTTCCACCTAGAGATCGTATGTGTCTGGTTCTTAAATTTTCAGGATACAAATATAGTGAAATTGCAGAAATAATTGGAGTAGATAAAAACTCTGTAGGCACACTTATATCGAGAGCACAAAGAAAATTTAAAGAAAGCTATTTAAGCTTAGAAGAGAGAGGTGAATAA
- a CDS encoding DUF2164 domain-containing protein, whose translation MNKIKLNKEKKQEMISTIKDYFLNERDEELGDLASSLILDFIVEELAPEFYNQGVYDCYKYITDRNEDLLSLQIY comes from the coding sequence ATGAACAAAATTAAATTAAACAAAGAAAAAAAGCAAGAAATGATTTCTACAATAAAGGACTATTTTCTAAACGAAAGAGATGAAGAATTAGGCGATTTGGCCTCAAGCTTGATACTAGATTTTATAGTAGAAGAATTAGCTCCAGAATTTTATAATCAGGGAGTTTATGATTGTTATAAATATATTACTGATAGAAATGAAGATTTATTATCCCTTCAAATATATTAA
- a CDS encoding pentapeptide repeat-containing protein, with product MIYKHEDKRNKELRVDCKKCFGLCCVALYFSASEGFPTNKDAGKSCINLQPDFACSVHKNLRNKGLKGCTSYDCFGAGQKLAQITCSGRDWHQGSEYAKKMFDAFLIMRQLHEILWYLSEAHTLQTDNNIKKNINSLIENTEGLTLLDIDSLLSLDVETHRNKVNVILRNTSELIRSRAHRKKPLSHRLDYFGTDLRKTNLRGADLRGTCLIAANLRGVDLSYADLIGADLRDADLSEANLSKSIFLTQSQINTAKGNSHTKLPIMIIRPSYWSK from the coding sequence ATGATATATAAACATGAAGATAAACGTAATAAAGAATTGAGAGTTGATTGTAAAAAATGTTTTGGATTATGCTGCGTTGCATTATACTTCTCAGCGTCCGAAGGTTTTCCAACTAACAAAGATGCAGGTAAATCCTGTATAAATTTACAACCTGATTTTGCCTGTTCTGTTCACAAAAATCTTAGGAACAAAGGCCTTAAAGGTTGTACTTCCTATGATTGTTTTGGTGCTGGTCAAAAATTAGCCCAGATTACCTGCAGCGGACGTGATTGGCATCAAGGCTCTGAATACGCTAAGAAAATGTTTGATGCCTTTTTAATTATGAGACAGCTTCACGAAATACTATGGTATCTTTCTGAAGCACACACCCTACAAACAGATAACAATATCAAAAAAAACATAAACTCCTTAATTGAAAATACCGAAGGCCTTACTCTGCTTGACATTGATTCTCTATTATCACTAGATGTAGAAACTCATAGAAACAAGGTTAATGTAATACTTAGAAATACAAGCGAGCTTATACGTTCCAGAGCTCATAGAAAAAAACCTTTATCTCACAGATTAGATTATTTTGGTACAGACCTGAGAAAAACTAATCTTAGAGGTGCAGACTTAAGGGGAACATGCCTTATTGCTGCAAACCTTAGAGGAGTTGATTTAAGTTATGCTGATCTCATTGGAGCTGACCTGCGAGATGCTGATCTCAGCGAAGCCAATCTCTCAAAAAGCATCTTTCTTACTCAGTCTCAAATCAATACAGCTAAGGGTAATTCCCATACAAAACTGCCTATAATGATAATCCGCCCAAGCTATTGGTCAAAATAA
- a CDS encoding chloramphenicol acetyltransferase, whose amino-acid sequence MFHVVDFEKWERREHFKYYTERLKCAYSITANLDVTLFKESLRKNNLKFYPSFIYCVSYNINSMPEFRMRLGENSQLIVYDIVHPNYTIFHKDDHTFSDIWSEYTDDFYKFYDNYKCDMKKYSHIKGVKIKANQPKNFYCISCVPWLTFTGYSTYSSESTPSLMPIITYGKYHEENGKWLMPFTVTISHAVADGYHVSKLINSIQETIDKQSFLVSDGVLTPPDA is encoded by the coding sequence ATGTTTCATGTAGTTGATTTTGAAAAATGGGAAAGGCGTGAACACTTTAAATATTATACTGAACGGCTTAAATGTGCCTATAGTATTACCGCAAATCTTGATGTTACTTTATTTAAGGAATCATTAAGAAAAAATAATTTAAAATTTTATCCTTCATTTATCTATTGTGTTAGTTATAACATAAATTCTATGCCGGAATTTCGTATGCGTCTTGGGGAAAACAGCCAATTAATTGTATATGATATTGTCCATCCTAACTATACAATTTTTCATAAAGATGATCATACATTCTCGGACATTTGGTCAGAATATACAGATGACTTTTATAAATTTTATGATAATTATAAATGTGATATGAAAAAATACTCACATATTAAAGGTGTAAAAATTAAGGCAAACCAGCCTAAAAATTTCTACTGCATATCTTGTGTCCCATGGCTCACATTTACAGGATATTCAACATACAGCAGCGAATCAACTCCATCTTTAATGCCAATTATAACCTATGGGAAATATCATGAAGAAAATGGAAAATGGTTAATGCCATTTACTGTGACAATATCACACGCAGTGGCTGATGGATATCATGTAAGTAAATTAATTAACAGCATCCAAGAAACAATAGATAAACAGAGTTTCTTGGTATCAGATGGAGTTTTGACTCCACCTGATGCTTAG
- a CDS encoding rubrerythrin family protein: MALNNAMTADFLRSAYGGESMAHMRYLIWGDHAEKAGYPNIARLFRGIAYAEWAHAKNHFNVLKNQVGDNTVAAGAVFGNTDIIENLQGAINGELHEVDQMYPVYLETARFQNEKDAERSFHFALEAEKIHANMFKGAQEAAKSGKDIPNQKIYVCPICGYTYMGDNVSDCPVCGAKKEIFKEF, translated from the coding sequence ATGGCATTAAATAATGCAATGACCGCTGATTTTTTACGATCTGCATATGGTGGAGAAAGTATGGCTCATATGAGATATCTCATTTGGGGAGATCATGCTGAGAAAGCTGGATATCCTAACATTGCCAGACTTTTTAGAGGCATAGCCTATGCAGAATGGGCACATGCTAAAAATCATTTCAATGTACTTAAAAATCAAGTTGGTGACAATACAGTTGCAGCTGGTGCTGTATTTGGAAATACTGATATTATAGAAAACCTTCAGGGAGCAATAAATGGAGAACTTCATGAAGTAGATCAAATGTATCCTGTATATCTTGAAACTGCAAGATTTCAAAATGAAAAAGATGCTGAAAGATCATTTCATTTTGCACTAGAAGCTGAAAAAATACATGCCAATATGTTTAAGGGGGCACAGGAAGCAGCTAAATCAGGAAAAGATATTCCAAATCAAAAGATATATGTTTGTCCAATTTGCGGATATACATACATGGGTGATAATGTCAGTGATTGTCCAGTTTGTGGTGCAAAGAAAGAAATCTTCAAAGAATTTTAA
- a CDS encoding fructose-6-phosphate aldolase → MKLIVDFANLDRIKEMYAYYPIDGVTTNPSILAKEGKNPYEVLKAIRKFIGKDAELHVQVVSKDAESMVREAHKIQQELGPSTYVKVPVSREGLKAIKALAAEGTNITATAVYTQMQAYLAGKAGASYAAPYVNRIDNIGADGIKVAKDIHDIFKKNDLKTEVLAASFKNSQQVLELAKYGVGAATVAPDVIEGLIKLDAVDCAIKAFTKDFEKLCGEGKTMLDC, encoded by the coding sequence ATGAAACTTATTGTAGATTTTGCAAATTTAGATCGAATTAAGGAAATGTATGCTTATTATCCAATAGATGGAGTAACTACTAATCCATCTATTCTAGCTAAAGAAGGAAAAAATCCCTATGAGGTATTAAAGGCAATTAGAAAGTTTATTGGAAAAGATGCAGAACTTCACGTACAAGTTGTTTCCAAAGATGCTGAATCAATGGTTAGAGAGGCACATAAAATTCAACAAGAATTGGGGCCTAGTACGTATGTAAAGGTTCCAGTATCAAGAGAAGGATTAAAGGCAATAAAGGCTCTTGCAGCAGAAGGTACTAATATTACAGCAACTGCTGTCTATACACAGATGCAGGCTTATTTGGCAGGAAAAGCTGGTGCTAGCTATGCAGCTCCATATGTAAATAGAATTGACAACATAGGTGCAGATGGTATAAAAGTTGCAAAAGATATTCATGATATATTTAAAAAGAATGATTTAAAGACAGAAGTTCTTGCAGCAAGTTTTAAAAATTCACAACAAGTTTTAGAATTAGCGAAATATGGTGTTGGCGCCGCAACAGTTGCTCCAGATGTAATTGAAGGATTAATTAAATTAGATGCAGTTGATTGTGCAATAAAGGCATTTACAAAAGATTTTGAAAAGCTGTGTGGTGAAGGAAAAACTATGCTAGATTGTTAA
- a CDS encoding glycyl-radical enzyme activating protein — MIGKVFDVRRFSTHDGDGIRTTIFLKGCPLRCVWCQNPEGFSLEPKLMYLENQCIHCGNCTKVCKNKSITLKNNKLYIDKSATDEWKEPIDACPAGCLTMDCKLYTVEELVKLVLKDKAFFKYGGGVTLSGGEPLFQKDFAISLLKMLKENGIHTAIETSLYAAKDTIKDVLFYLDSIYADLKVFNREKHKELTGVYNDEIKENIKFILESNKKNKVIIRTPLIPKMTATKENIYAIGKFIIGIYPDVKYELLNYNPLAKAKYNLVEEEYCFYDNPKMYTEDEMNEFREVARNAGVKSLIIEA; from the coding sequence ATGATTGGTAAAGTATTTGATGTTAGGAGATTTTCAACGCATGATGGAGATGGAATTAGAACCACAATCTTTTTAAAGGGATGTCCACTTCGATGTGTGTGGTGCCAGAATCCAGAGGGATTTTCCTTAGAGCCTAAGCTCATGTACTTAGAAAATCAGTGTATACACTGTGGAAACTGTACTAAAGTGTGCAAAAATAAATCCATTACATTAAAGAACAACAAGCTTTATATTGACAAAAGTGCCACAGATGAGTGGAAAGAGCCTATAGATGCATGTCCGGCAGGATGTTTGACTATGGACTGTAAGTTATATACTGTGGAGGAATTAGTAAAGCTTGTGTTAAAAGACAAAGCGTTTTTTAAATATGGTGGAGGAGTTACCTTATCAGGAGGAGAACCACTTTTTCAAAAAGACTTTGCAATATCCTTACTAAAGATGTTAAAAGAAAATGGAATTCATACAGCAATAGAAACTTCACTTTACGCAGCTAAAGATACAATTAAGGATGTTCTTTTTTATCTGGATTCTATTTATGCAGATTTAAAAGTATTTAATAGGGAAAAACATAAAGAGTTAACTGGAGTTTACAATGATGAAATAAAAGAAAATATAAAATTTATATTGGAATCGAATAAAAAAAATAAGGTAATTATTAGAACGCCGCTTATTCCCAAAATGACGGCAACTAAAGAAAATATCTATGCTATAGGTAAATTTATCATTGGTATTTATCCAGATGTAAAATATGAGTTATTGAATTATAATCCTCTTGCCAAGGCAAAGTATAATTTAGTGGAAGAAGAATATTGTTTTTACGATAATCCTAAAATGTATACTGAAGATGAAATGAACGAGTTTAGAGAAGTGGCAAGAAACGCAGGAGTAAAAAGCCTCATTATTGAAGCTTAA
- a CDS encoding glycyl radical protein, translating into MEELIQTDRIAWLKKKMMDEPRYVSIEQALIITKTYKENEDKPIIIKRALALKNALTHLNIAVEPEEMIVGNRTMGVRYGVVFPESGSSWVDREIETLPTRPQDRFNVRKEDITTFREIIKPYFNGKSLEDVIRKRYGKEIDEIAKVVKINQKDHAQGHICPDCESWLKYGPEGLKNQAAVRLKDASKKQQDFYNSVILVMEGTQRFMMRYHDLLIERSKEESNEENRANMLQIAANCKSLSMNPPKSFHEAVQSVWFLFVILHMESNASSFSPGRMDKFLYPFYKKDIDSGKIDNQKALEIIECLWLKFNQIVYLRNSHSAKFFAGFPIGFNVVIGGQDEKGNDFFNELSFIFLKAQEHLGLPQPNLSVRLHKKTNERFLKEAVKVVSKGSGMPQFFNDEAIISSMMKLGVKEKDARDYAVVGCVEITTQGNNLGWSDAAMFNLDKTLELTLNNGKSLLSGDKIGPDLGNLTDYETFEELEGAFAKNITYFMDKMILACEEIEKAHMDILPSPFLSSVIDNCIEKGMDVTKGGAVYNFSGIQMIQIANLADSLAAIKLLVYEEKRISKEDLLKALQNNFEGYEVIRTMLLKRAPKYGNDIDYVDELGAKWARFFSKKLSCYTNYRGGRYHTGMYTVSAHVPMGENVGASSDGRYAKTPLADGGMSPVYGRDIAGPTAVLKSVSSLDNYLTTNGGLLNMKFLPEFFKTESNIDKFAKFLRTFVDLEIPHIQFNVVRKEDLIAAQKNPENYRSLTVRVAGYTAYFTELAGELQNEIIARTSYGNI; encoded by the coding sequence ATGGAAGAGTTAATTCAAACTGACAGAATAGCTTGGCTGAAGAAAAAAATGATGGATGAGCCGAGATACGTATCTATTGAGCAAGCACTTATTATCACAAAAACATATAAAGAAAATGAAGATAAACCCATTATTATTAAAAGGGCACTTGCTCTAAAAAATGCATTGACACACTTAAATATCGCGGTAGAACCAGAAGAGATGATTGTTGGAAATCGTACAATGGGTGTAAGATATGGTGTTGTATTTCCTGAAAGCGGAAGCTCTTGGGTTGATCGTGAAATAGAAACCCTTCCAACAAGGCCTCAAGATAGATTTAATGTAAGAAAAGAAGATATTACTACTTTTAGAGAAATTATTAAACCATATTTTAATGGAAAATCCTTAGAAGATGTAATTAGAAAACGGTATGGAAAAGAGATAGATGAAATTGCAAAGGTAGTTAAAATCAATCAAAAAGATCATGCGCAGGGGCATATTTGTCCAGATTGTGAAAGCTGGTTAAAATACGGACCTGAGGGATTAAAAAATCAAGCTGCTGTGAGATTAAAAGATGCTAGTAAAAAGCAGCAGGATTTTTATAACAGTGTTATTTTGGTAATGGAAGGTACCCAAAGGTTTATGATGCGATATCATGATCTTTTAATAGAGAGATCAAAGGAAGAATCAAATGAAGAAAATAGGGCCAACATGCTTCAGATTGCAGCAAATTGTAAAAGCTTGAGTATGAATCCTCCAAAGTCTTTTCATGAAGCTGTACAGTCTGTTTGGTTTTTATTTGTTATTCTTCACATGGAATCAAATGCATCTTCTTTTTCACCAGGTAGAATGGATAAATTCTTGTATCCATTTTATAAAAAAGACATTGACAGTGGAAAAATTGATAATCAAAAAGCTTTAGAAATTATAGAATGTCTTTGGCTTAAATTCAATCAAATTGTCTATTTGAGAAACTCACACAGTGCAAAGTTTTTTGCAGGTTTTCCAATTGGATTCAATGTTGTAATTGGCGGCCAAGATGAAAAAGGTAATGATTTTTTTAATGAGTTATCTTTTATATTTTTAAAAGCACAAGAGCATTTAGGATTACCACAGCCTAACTTATCAGTAAGGCTTCACAAAAAAACTAATGAGAGGTTTTTAAAGGAAGCAGTGAAAGTAGTGTCAAAGGGAAGTGGAATGCCGCAATTTTTTAACGATGAAGCTATTATTTCTTCCATGATGAAGTTAGGTGTAAAAGAAAAAGATGCAAGGGATTACGCTGTTGTAGGATGTGTGGAAATCACTACCCAAGGCAATAATCTTGGCTGGAGTGATGCTGCTATGTTTAATTTAGACAAAACATTGGAGTTAACTTTAAACAATGGAAAGTCTCTATTAAGTGGGGACAAAATTGGCCCTGATTTAGGAAATTTAACTGATTATGAAACTTTTGAAGAATTGGAAGGAGCTTTTGCAAAGAATATAACTTATTTTATGGATAAAATGATACTAGCTTGTGAAGAGATAGAAAAAGCACACATGGATATATTGCCATCCCCATTTTTATCTTCTGTAATTGACAATTGTATTGAAAAGGGAATGGATGTTACAAAAGGAGGAGCTGTTTATAACTTTTCAGGAATTCAGATGATACAAATAGCTAACCTGGCAGACAGTTTAGCTGCTATTAAACTTTTAGTATATGAAGAAAAGAGAATATCAAAAGAAGATTTACTAAAAGCACTGCAAAATAATTTTGAAGGATATGAAGTAATACGTACTATGCTGCTTAAGCGTGCACCAAAGTATGGCAATGACATTGACTATGTTGATGAACTTGGCGCAAAGTGGGCAAGATTTTTCAGTAAAAAGTTAAGTTGCTATACAAATTATCGTGGCGGCAGATATCATACAGGAATGTATACAGTCTCTGCTCACGTACCTATGGGAGAAAATGTTGGAGCTTCGTCAGATGGAAGATATGCAAAAACACCTCTGGCAGATGGAGGTATGTCTCCTGTATATGGGAGAGATATCGCCGGCCCCACAGCAGTATTAAAGTCTGTTTCTTCATTGGACAATTACTTAACTACTAATGGTGGACTCTTAAATATGAAGTTTTTACCTGAATTCTTTAAGACTGAAAGCAATATAGATAAGTTTGCTAAATTTTTAAGAACTTTTGTGGATTTAGAAATACCACATATACAATTCAACGTAGTGAGAAAAGAAGATTTGATTGCAGCACAAAAGAATCCTGAAAATTATAGAAGTTTAACTGTTAGAGTTGCAGGATATACTGCTTATTTTACAGAATTGGCAGGAGAACTTCAAAATGAAATTATTGCTAGAACAAGTTATGGTAATATATAA
- a CDS encoding DUF2149 domain-containing protein, protein MLNRGRLQSKRASYREEISPMESVVNLVDVMLVFICGLLLSIMIFWNIDMKNLVIILNQKQLIKINNPKELTTQMKDKSSSGNVGSAVLDPKTGKVYIVKPQPQKK, encoded by the coding sequence ATGTTGAACAGAGGACGACTTCAATCCAAAAGAGCCAGTTACAGGGAAGAGATAAGTCCCATGGAAAGCGTGGTAAATCTTGTTGATGTTATGCTTGTTTTTATCTGCGGACTTTTACTTTCAATTATGATTTTCTGGAATATAGACATGAAAAACTTGGTAATCATTTTAAACCAAAAACAACTTATAAAGATCAATAATCCGAAAGAATTGACCACGCAGATGAAAGATAAAAGTTCAAGTGGCAATGTAGGATCTGCCGTTTTGGACCCCAAGACAGGAAAAGTTTATATTGTGAAGCCACAGCCACAGAAAAAATAA
- a CDS encoding DUF2149 domain-containing protein, giving the protein MRRRLIKSRRKNNRQAINPMESVVNLIDIMLIFACGLMVSIASLWNIKMNASNQINKTKSNSYQDMGQVYEDPVTKKMYIIKTDESKSKDTSKTGVK; this is encoded by the coding sequence ATGAGAAGAAGATTAATCAAGTCTAGAAGAAAAAATAACCGGCAGGCAATTAACCCGATGGAAAGTGTGGTCAATTTAATTGACATCATGCTGATTTTCGCCTGCGGCTTAATGGTTTCAATTGCTTCTCTCTGGAATATTAAAATGAATGCGAGTAACCAGATTAACAAGACAAAGAGTAATAGTTATCAAGATATGGGACAGGTTTATGAAGATCCGGTGACAAAAAAAATGTATATTATTAAAACCGACGAGAGTAAAAGCAAAGATACTTCTAAAACCGGGGTGAAGTAA